A section of the Kribbella sp. HUAS MG21 genome encodes:
- a CDS encoding metalloregulator ArsR/SmtB family transcription factor produces MAQDQVDRFFEVLADPTRRHVVQLLGEGPRRAGQLAAATGASSPAMSRHLRILLEAGLVADERVPDDARVRVFRLNPEPVVAVQAWLDQVQAHWRDQLGAFKRHVEQKGKSDD; encoded by the coding sequence ATGGCGCAAGATCAGGTCGACCGCTTCTTCGAGGTGCTCGCCGATCCGACCCGGCGGCACGTCGTACAGCTGCTGGGGGAAGGACCGCGGCGGGCCGGGCAGCTGGCCGCGGCCACCGGGGCGTCGTCGCCCGCGATGAGCCGGCACCTGCGGATCCTGCTCGAGGCCGGCCTGGTCGCCGACGAGCGGGTCCCGGACGACGCGCGGGTCCGCGTGTTCCGGCTCAACCCGGAGCCGGTGGTCGCCGTGCAGGCCTGGCTCGACCAGGTGCAGGCGCACTGGCGGGACCAGCTGGGCGCCTTCAAACGGCATGTCGAGCAGAAGGGGAAGTCCGATGACTGA
- a CDS encoding ABC transporter substrate-binding protein, with amino-acid sequence MRKLLAVLAALCLLAVIPGTASAAEPGQKKVVKIGVTQSVDSMNPFLAVRLVTGSIQRMIYGFLTVPDSKTLQPSPDLAESWTTSPDGLTWTFKIREAKWSDGQPITAEDAAWTFNKMITDDGAKTGNGPAVENFQSVTANGQELTIKLKAPQASMLDNPVPIMPKHVWEKVKDIGKYDAEVYPTVGSGPYVAVEHKKDQFVRLEANPDYWRGRPKIDELQLIFYDNPAASIVGLKKGDIDLIGRLNPPDFESLKGDDNIVQWNTQGRRATYLQINHGATTSDNKPIGDGHPALKDPKVRTALHHAIDKQKLVDEVQGGLAKPADGSIIPPLYKDYFWEASGDRKIGFDIAKANKILDDAGYKKGPDGIRTMPDGSRKLQFRFSIHTDTPIEDKLSEYLTGWLKEIGVALTTKRLDSSKFSEETGTTALFDIAISGWSVNPDPEEVLATHLCSRRPTASGEGGGTESFYCDPTYESLYQQQQKELDRGKRADIIKKMEERLYTDAPVIALYYPNDLEGYRKDRIASITPIPEDKGLLYGGSGYWPFYTVETVSKDGAATESGGMSTGLIAGVAAAAAVVLIGGFFVLRRRQGAADERE; translated from the coding sequence ATGAGGAAGTTGTTGGCGGTGCTGGCGGCGCTGTGTTTGCTGGCGGTGATACCCGGGACGGCGTCCGCCGCTGAACCGGGGCAGAAGAAGGTCGTGAAGATCGGCGTGACGCAGTCGGTCGACTCGATGAACCCGTTCCTCGCCGTACGGTTGGTGACCGGGTCCATCCAGCGGATGATCTACGGGTTCCTGACGGTGCCGGACTCCAAGACGCTGCAGCCGAGCCCGGATCTGGCGGAGTCCTGGACGACGTCGCCGGACGGGCTGACCTGGACGTTCAAGATCCGCGAGGCGAAGTGGTCGGACGGGCAGCCGATCACGGCCGAGGACGCGGCCTGGACGTTCAACAAGATGATCACCGACGACGGCGCGAAGACCGGCAACGGCCCGGCGGTCGAGAACTTCCAGAGCGTCACCGCGAACGGCCAGGAGCTGACCATCAAGCTCAAGGCCCCGCAGGCCTCGATGCTGGACAACCCGGTGCCGATCATGCCCAAGCACGTCTGGGAGAAGGTCAAGGACATCGGGAAGTACGACGCCGAGGTCTACCCGACGGTCGGCAGCGGGCCGTACGTCGCGGTCGAGCACAAGAAGGACCAGTTCGTCCGGCTGGAGGCGAACCCGGACTACTGGCGCGGCCGGCCGAAGATCGACGAGCTGCAGCTGATCTTCTACGACAACCCCGCGGCGTCGATCGTCGGCCTGAAGAAGGGCGACATCGACCTGATCGGCCGGCTGAACCCGCCGGACTTCGAGTCGCTGAAGGGCGACGACAACATCGTCCAGTGGAACACCCAGGGCCGGCGCGCGACGTACTTGCAGATCAACCACGGCGCGACGACCAGTGACAACAAGCCGATCGGCGACGGGCACCCGGCGCTGAAGGATCCGAAGGTCCGCACGGCGCTGCACCACGCGATCGACAAGCAGAAGCTCGTCGACGAGGTCCAGGGCGGGCTGGCGAAACCGGCCGACGGCTCGATCATTCCGCCGCTGTACAAGGACTACTTCTGGGAGGCGAGCGGCGACCGGAAGATCGGCTTCGACATCGCGAAGGCGAACAAGATCCTCGACGACGCCGGTTACAAGAAGGGCCCGGACGGGATCCGCACGATGCCGGACGGATCCCGGAAACTGCAGTTCCGGTTCAGCATTCACACCGACACCCCGATCGAGGACAAGCTGTCGGAGTACCTGACCGGCTGGCTCAAGGAAATCGGTGTCGCGCTGACCACGAAACGGCTCGACTCGAGCAAGTTCAGCGAGGAAACCGGTACGACGGCGCTGTTCGACATCGCGATCAGCGGCTGGTCGGTGAACCCGGACCCGGAGGAGGTGCTCGCCACGCACCTGTGCAGCCGGCGGCCCACGGCCTCCGGTGAGGGCGGCGGTACCGAGTCGTTCTACTGCGACCCGACGTACGAGAGCCTGTACCAGCAGCAGCAGAAGGAACTCGACCGCGGCAAGCGCGCCGACATCATCAAGAAGATGGAGGAGCGGCTCTACACCGACGCGCCGGTGATCGCGCTGTACTACCCGAACGACCTCGAGGGCTACCGCAAGGACCGGATCGCCAGCATCACGCCGATCCCGGAGGACAAGGGCCTGCTGTACGGCGGTTCGGGCTACTGGCCGTTCTACACCGTGGAAACCGTTTCGAAGGACGGCGCCGCGACCGAGAGCGGCGGAATGAGCACCGGTCTGATCGCGGGTGTCGCGGCGGCCGCGGCCGTCGTACTGATCGGCGGGTTCTTCGTCCTGCGACGCCGTCAGGGCGCGGCCGACGAGCGCGAATGA
- a CDS encoding ABC transporter ATP-binding protein, translating into MPAAISTEGLVKRFGRTHALDGLDLTVRTGEVHGFLGPNGAGKTTTLRILLGMTRADGGRATVLDGDPWTDATALHRRLAYVPGDVTLWPNLSGGEAIDLLGRMRGGVDKRRKTELLERFDLDPRKKARAYSKGNRQKVALVAAFASDVELLLLDEPTSGLDPLMEEVFREVVQEISEHDGRTVLLSSHILSEVEALCDRVTIIRAGRAVESGTLGELRHLTRTSIQAELVGPLDGLAQLPGIHDLRVDDGRVRFDVDTDEINPVLRRLTEIGVRSLVSQPPSLEELFLRLYEPEAVK; encoded by the coding sequence ATGCCGGCTGCGATCAGCACGGAAGGTCTGGTCAAGCGGTTCGGGCGCACGCACGCCCTGGACGGTCTCGACCTCACGGTGCGAACCGGTGAGGTGCACGGTTTCCTCGGCCCGAACGGCGCGGGGAAGACCACCACCCTGCGCATCCTGCTCGGAATGACCCGCGCGGACGGCGGCCGGGCGACGGTGCTCGACGGCGATCCGTGGACCGATGCGACCGCGCTGCACCGGCGGCTCGCGTACGTTCCCGGTGACGTGACGCTGTGGCCGAACCTGTCCGGTGGCGAGGCGATCGACCTGCTCGGCCGGATGCGCGGCGGCGTGGACAAGCGCCGCAAGACCGAGCTGCTCGAGCGGTTCGACCTCGACCCGCGGAAGAAGGCGCGCGCGTACTCGAAGGGCAACCGGCAGAAGGTCGCGCTGGTCGCCGCGTTCGCGTCCGACGTCGAACTGCTGCTGCTCGACGAGCCCACCTCCGGTCTGGATCCGTTGATGGAGGAGGTGTTCCGCGAGGTCGTGCAGGAGATCAGCGAGCACGACGGCCGGACCGTGCTGCTGTCCAGCCACATCCTGTCCGAGGTCGAGGCGCTGTGCGACCGGGTGACGATCATCCGCGCCGGCCGCGCCGTGGAGAGCGGCACGCTCGGCGAACTGCGGCACCTCACCCGTACGTCGATCCAGGCGGAACTGGTCGGCCCGCTGGACGGTCTCGCCCAGCTGCCCGGCATCCACGACCTGCGAGTGGACGACGGCCGCGTCCGGTTCGACGTCGACACCGACGAGATCAACCCGGTACTGCGCCGCTTGACGGAAATCGGTGTCCGCAGTCTGGTCAGCCAGCCGCCGTCGCTGGAGGAACTGTTCCTGCGGCTGTACGAACCCGAGGCCGTGAAATGA
- a CDS encoding ABC transporter permease produces the protein MTAALDELEQAPVRHGLLRYAATKAGGALLSIAMVIVATFFLFRLLPGDPVRALAQGRNMTPEQLDLERARLGLDKSVPEQFLQFVKQTLQFDLGVSYEYKRPVLDLIGERIGSTLLLTGTALVLAVSLGLWQGARAGWKPGSRFDKVSTAISLVLWSVPTFWLGLLLLMVFAAGIGPIPGIFPTRGSSSVDKPDGFAGVLDVGQHMVLPCLTLVAVVYAQYLLVMRSSVIDEVGQDYITTARAKGLRDDDVRRKHAVPNALLPTVTLVFMRIGFVVGGAVTVEAIFSWPGLGQLFYEAIRVPDFTLMQGTFLLITVSVIVMNTLADVVYHVLDPRVRSA, from the coding sequence ATGACCGCGGCTCTCGACGAGCTCGAGCAGGCGCCGGTCCGCCATGGTCTGCTGCGGTACGCCGCGACCAAGGCGGGCGGCGCCCTGCTGAGCATCGCGATGGTGATCGTCGCGACGTTCTTCCTGTTCCGGCTGTTGCCGGGCGATCCGGTCCGGGCGCTGGCGCAGGGTCGGAACATGACGCCCGAGCAGCTGGACCTGGAGCGCGCGCGGCTCGGGCTGGACAAGTCGGTCCCGGAACAGTTCCTGCAGTTCGTCAAGCAGACGCTGCAGTTCGACCTCGGGGTTTCCTACGAGTACAAGCGCCCGGTCCTCGACCTGATCGGCGAGCGGATCGGGTCGACGCTGCTGCTCACCGGTACGGCGTTGGTGCTGGCCGTGAGCCTCGGTCTCTGGCAGGGAGCCCGCGCCGGCTGGAAGCCGGGGAGCCGCTTCGACAAGGTGTCGACGGCGATCTCGCTGGTGCTGTGGTCGGTGCCGACGTTCTGGCTCGGATTGCTGCTGCTGATGGTGTTCGCGGCCGGAATCGGTCCGATTCCGGGTATTTTCCCGACCCGCGGCAGCTCGAGCGTCGACAAGCCGGACGGCTTCGCGGGCGTGCTCGACGTCGGGCAGCACATGGTGCTGCCGTGCCTCACGCTGGTCGCCGTCGTGTACGCGCAGTACCTGTTGGTGATGCGGTCGTCGGTGATCGACGAGGTCGGCCAGGACTACATCACGACCGCGCGCGCGAAGGGCCTGCGCGACGACGACGTACGGCGGAAACACGCCGTTCCGAACGCGCTGCTGCCGACCGTGACGCTGGTGTTCATGCGGATCGGGTTCGTGGTCGGGGGCGCGGTGACCGTCGAGGCGATCTTCAGCTGGCCGGGGCTCGGACAGTTGTTCTACGAGGCGATCCGGGTGCCGGACTTCACGTTGATGCAAGGAACGTTCCTGCTGATCACGGTTTCCGTGATCGTGATGAACACGCTTGCCGACGTGGTCTACCACGTCCTCGATCCGCGGGTGAGGTCGGCATGA
- a CDS encoding amphi-Trp domain-containing protein, whose amino-acid sequence MSERDVEKDYSVADFAAKLRRLADALESGKPFRIQVAGERFTVPKNARISVEHERGEDEEEIEFQLKWALADTDEEPEDDDAV is encoded by the coding sequence ATGAGTGAGAGAGATGTCGAGAAGGACTACTCGGTCGCCGACTTCGCGGCCAAGCTGCGGCGGCTCGCGGACGCGCTGGAGTCCGGCAAGCCGTTCCGGATCCAGGTCGCCGGCGAGCGTTTCACGGTGCCGAAGAACGCGCGGATCAGCGTCGAGCACGAGCGCGGCGAGGACGAAGAGGAAATCGAGTTCCAGCTGAAGTGGGCCCTCGCCGACACCGACGAGGAACCCGAGGACGACGACGCGGTCTGA
- a CDS encoding ABC transporter permease has translation MSNVSWVRRRRSAERFWADFRTHRAGLAGLVILAVAVVLALIAPLFIDSGVTNVVSGTGEKMAPPSLDAPLGTDESGRSVLLMIWWGSRTSLLIGFLAALLSMVIGTVLGIAAGHFRGWVGAVILRVTDWFLVLPSLVTALVLAAILGGSTATIIVAIGVTSWPSTARLIRAQTLAVEARPYIERSLALGAGHWHITTRHVLPNVAPLLLASTTLEVASAIVTESTLAFLGVSANKTSWGTMLRGSYDWGAATAGAWWYILVPGLCIVIVVMAFTLCGRALETVLNPRLRTRAV, from the coding sequence ATGAGCAACGTTTCCTGGGTACGCCGGCGACGGTCCGCGGAACGGTTCTGGGCGGATTTCCGCACCCACCGGGCCGGTCTCGCCGGGCTGGTGATCCTCGCGGTGGCCGTGGTGCTGGCGCTGATCGCGCCGCTGTTCATCGATTCCGGCGTGACGAACGTCGTTTCCGGAACCGGCGAGAAGATGGCGCCGCCGAGCCTCGACGCCCCGCTCGGCACCGACGAGTCCGGGCGGTCGGTGCTGCTGATGATCTGGTGGGGTTCGCGGACCTCGCTGCTGATCGGTTTCCTGGCGGCCCTGCTGAGCATGGTGATCGGGACCGTGCTCGGCATCGCGGCCGGGCATTTCCGGGGCTGGGTCGGTGCGGTGATCCTGCGGGTGACCGACTGGTTCCTGGTGTTGCCGTCGCTGGTGACGGCGCTGGTGCTGGCGGCGATCCTGGGCGGTTCGACCGCGACGATCATCGTCGCGATCGGTGTCACCTCGTGGCCGTCGACGGCGCGGCTGATCCGGGCGCAAACGCTGGCCGTCGAGGCCCGCCCGTACATCGAACGCTCGCTGGCGCTCGGCGCCGGGCACTGGCACATCACCACCCGGCACGTGCTGCCGAACGTCGCCCCGTTGCTGCTCGCGAGTACGACGCTGGAGGTCGCGAGCGCGATCGTCACGGAGTCGACGCTGGCGTTCTTGGGCGTCAGCGCGAACAAGACCTCGTGGGGCACCATGCTGCGCGGCTCGTACGACTGGGGTGCGGCGACCGCCGGAGCGTGGTGGTACATCCTTGTTCCCGGGTTGTGCATCGTCATCGTGGTGATGGCGTTCACCTTGTGTGGAAGGGCTTTGGAGACCGTGCTCAATCCCCGGCTGCGGACCCGGGCGGTCTGA
- a CDS encoding ABC transporter ATP-binding protein, with product MLEANDLYVEFAGRGGRRARAVDGVNLSVGAGEIVALVGESGCGKTTLARTLLGLERPTSGQIRYDGTPLTYNGRALKAFRRQVQLILQDPMGSLNPRHTVYEAVAEGLRIHRLPSKYTPAATSRDNALGTAGGAGVVDEEALVASALGRAGLRPAERFFQRFPHQLSGGQRQRVVIAGALALDPKVLIADEPVASLDASVRGEILSLLLRLRDELGLSALVVTHDLGLAWNIADRVAVMYLGRIVESGPTEDVLTNPQHPYTQALLSVLPESPARIVLSGEPPDPTRVPSGCRFHPRCQLVAQGNGSPACDTQPLPILPAGEAHQVACHLPR from the coding sequence TTGCTAGAGGCAAATGATCTGTACGTCGAGTTCGCCGGGCGCGGCGGGCGGCGGGCGCGAGCCGTCGACGGCGTCAACCTGTCGGTGGGTGCCGGCGAGATCGTCGCACTCGTCGGCGAGTCCGGCTGCGGCAAGACCACGCTGGCCCGCACTCTCCTGGGACTCGAACGGCCGACGTCCGGCCAGATCAGGTACGACGGCACGCCCCTGACCTACAACGGCCGGGCGCTGAAGGCTTTCCGCCGCCAGGTCCAACTGATCCTCCAGGACCCGATGGGCTCGCTGAACCCCCGCCACACCGTCTACGAAGCCGTAGCCGAGGGCTTACGCATCCACCGCTTGCCCAGCAAGTACACTCCCGCTGCGACGTCACGGGACAACGCCCTCGGGACTGCTGGTGGGGCTGGGGTGGTTGATGAGGAGGCGTTGGTTGCCTCGGCGTTGGGGCGGGCTGGGTTGCGGCCTGCGGAACGGTTTTTCCAGCGGTTTCCGCATCAGTTGTCGGGTGGGCAGCGGCAGCGGGTGGTGATTGCGGGGGCGCTGGCGCTCGACCCCAAGGTGCTGATCGCGGATGAGCCGGTGGCTTCGCTGGACGCCTCGGTGCGTGGGGAGATTCTTTCGCTGTTGCTCCGGTTGCGGGACGAGCTGGGGTTGTCGGCCTTGGTCGTCACCCATGACCTCGGGCTGGCCTGGAACATCGCCGACCGGGTGGCCGTCATGTATCTCGGGCGGATCGTCGAGTCCGGTCCGACCGAGGACGTGCTGACGAATCCGCAGCATCCGTATACCCAGGCGCTGCTCTCGGTGCTTCCCGAGTCGCCGGCGCGGATCGTGCTCAGCGGGGAACCGCCGGACCCGACCCGCGTCCCGAGCGGCTGCCGGTTCCATCCCCGTTGCCAACTGGTGGCCCAGGGCAACGGATCACCGGCCTGTGACACGCAACCCCTGCCGATCCTTCCGGCGGGCGAGGCCCATCAGGTTGCGTGCCACCTGCCGCGGTGA
- a CDS encoding VOC family protein, whose amino-acid sequence MTELPTSVEVAVEVGVDPATAFRVFTEEIDLWWVRGPINFWDSARAVEVRIEPGVGGRILEVYADDALERGVITAWEPGVRFEYRSSTDDTETTVTFDPIAAGTRVTVVEALVPGGTEAVYSWRNVLHWFPAWLDRRDSAPRTPREVGRLAIALSYEDPAAAARWLHKVFGLESWDRVPEEGQQPSWIELHAGTSSIILLRRTEPGGPSADHATWVYVDDLDAHFARTQENGAKIVQEIHQYGYRSYEAEDLEGHRWTFLQARPTMP is encoded by the coding sequence ATGACTGAACTGCCCACCTCCGTCGAGGTCGCTGTCGAGGTCGGCGTCGACCCGGCCACCGCTTTCCGGGTGTTCACCGAGGAGATCGACCTGTGGTGGGTCCGCGGCCCGATCAACTTCTGGGACTCCGCCCGCGCGGTCGAGGTGCGGATCGAACCGGGCGTCGGCGGCCGGATCCTCGAGGTGTACGCCGACGACGCCCTGGAGCGCGGGGTGATCACCGCGTGGGAGCCGGGCGTGCGGTTCGAGTACCGGAGTTCCACCGACGACACGGAAACCACTGTCACGTTCGATCCGATCGCTGCCGGAACACGTGTGACCGTCGTCGAGGCGCTGGTTCCCGGCGGCACCGAGGCCGTCTACTCGTGGCGGAACGTGCTGCACTGGTTCCCGGCCTGGCTCGACCGTCGCGACTCCGCGCCGCGGACGCCCCGTGAGGTCGGCCGGCTCGCGATCGCCTTGTCCTACGAGGATCCGGCCGCGGCGGCCCGCTGGCTGCACAAGGTCTTCGGTCTGGAGTCGTGGGACCGCGTCCCCGAGGAAGGCCAGCAGCCGTCGTGGATCGAGCTGCACGCCGGCACGAGCTCGATCATCCTGCTCCGCCGTACCGAACCGGGAGGGCCGTCCGCCGACCACGCCACCTGGGTGTACGTCGACGACCTCGACGCGCACTTCGCGCGTACGCAGGAAAACGGTGCGAAGATCGTCCAGGAAATCCACCAGTACGGCTATCGCTCGTACGAGGCCGAGGACCTCGAAGGCCACCGCTGGACCTTCCTCCAGGCACGCCCCACCATGCCGTGA
- a CDS encoding ABC transporter ATP-binding protein, with protein MLTLDELSVTYRIDGGRKTRADDVPAVRGVSLELAAGEAVGLAGESGSGKSSVALALLRLLPRSAVVGGRVLLDGEDVLTMKWGRLRAVRWSSASIVFQGAQHGLNPVRRIGDQIAEPLLVHKLASGAAAEARVRELLEQVGLPAWRARSYPHELSGGQRQRVMIAMALACSPQLIIADEPTTALDLMVQAQVLTLIRQLIADHGISLLMISHDLSVLADMCDRLAVMYAGRLVEVGPASGEFRHPYSQALAAAFPTVGDPASRLAPRGLAGDPPDPQELPGGCAFHPRCPVALESCASTDVRLRVSGDRAAACVLVGE; from the coding sequence ATGCTGACCCTCGACGAGCTGTCCGTGACGTATCGGATCGACGGCGGGCGGAAAACGCGCGCCGACGACGTTCCCGCCGTACGCGGCGTGTCGCTGGAACTGGCGGCCGGTGAGGCCGTCGGGCTGGCAGGGGAGTCCGGGTCCGGGAAGTCCTCGGTGGCGCTCGCCCTGCTCCGGCTGCTGCCGCGGTCGGCGGTGGTCGGCGGGCGGGTGCTGCTGGACGGCGAGGACGTGCTGACGATGAAGTGGGGCCGGTTGCGGGCCGTGCGCTGGTCGTCGGCTTCAATCGTTTTCCAGGGCGCGCAGCACGGACTCAATCCGGTACGACGGATCGGCGACCAGATCGCGGAACCGTTGCTGGTGCACAAGCTGGCGTCCGGTGCCGCGGCCGAGGCGCGGGTGCGGGAGTTGCTGGAGCAGGTCGGACTGCCGGCGTGGCGGGCGCGCAGCTATCCGCACGAGCTGAGTGGTGGCCAACGGCAACGGGTGATGATCGCGATGGCACTCGCGTGCTCGCCGCAGCTGATCATCGCGGACGAGCCGACGACCGCGCTCGATCTGATGGTGCAGGCGCAGGTGCTGACGCTGATCCGGCAGCTGATCGCGGACCACGGGATCTCGCTGCTGATGATCTCGCACGACCTGTCGGTGCTCGCGGACATGTGCGACCGGCTGGCGGTCATGTACGCGGGCCGGCTGGTGGAGGTCGGGCCGGCCTCCGGTGAGTTCCGGCATCCGTACAGTCAAGCGCTTGCCGCGGCGTTTCCGACGGTCGGTGATCCGGCGTCACGGCTCGCTCCGCGCGGGCTCGCGGGCGATCCGCCGGATCCGCAGGAACTGCCCGGTGGGTGCGCGTTCCATCCGCGCTGCCCGGTGGCGCTCGAGTCGTGCGCGAGTACCGACGTACGGCTGCGGGTGTCCGGTGACCGGGCGGCCGCCTGTGTCTTGGTAGGGGAGTGA